A genomic region of Nymphaea colorata isolate Beijing-Zhang1983 chromosome 2, ASM883128v2, whole genome shotgun sequence contains the following coding sequences:
- the LOC116247068 gene encoding uncharacterized protein LOC116247068: MVTNSLEPQPKSLYISKDDKFFNRLLSKETSNGNTSCRVYYGVAAGEVPFQWETRPGTPKRPAPTDHIPPLTPPPSFLSPRPQRKQPKSPIDVFPKFTAWRKKSPIRRATSSLHGRCRLYSSTSSSSSSAGCEEELEHAAGSPTSPFRFGQLRKNYSDPQGCLPMLAVKNVFWQVARRGSRASVPASNHQLDPY; this comes from the coding sequence ATGGTCACCAACAGCTTAGAACCGCAGCCGAAGTCGCTGTACATCAGCAAAGATGATAAGTTCTTCAACAGGCTACTCTCCAAGGAGACCTCCAATGGCAACACTTCATGCAGGGTCTACTATGGGGTAGCAGCAGGAGAAGTGCCCTTCCAATGGGAAACCAGACCAGGCACGCCCAAGAGGCCTGCCCCCACAGATCACATCCCTCCCCTgactcctcctccttccttcctctcccCTAGGCCCCAAAGGAAGCAGCCCAAATCACCAATTGATGTTTTCCCCAAGTTCACTGCGTGGAGGAAGAAGTCCCCAATTCGCAGAGCCACCTCTAGCCTCCACGGCCGCTGCAGGCTTTACTcgtccacctcctcctcttcctcgtcCGCCGGCTGCGAGGAAGAATTGGAGCACGCCGCCGGATCGCCCACGTCTCCTTTCCGGTTTGGCCAGCTTCGCAAGAACTACTCGGATCCGCAGGGGTGCCTCCCCATGTTGGCTGTCAAGAATGTGTTTTGGCAGGTCGCCAGAAGAGGCAGCAGGGCTTCTGTTCCTGCTTCCAACCATCAGCTCGATCCATATTAA